Genomic DNA from Mycobacteroides chelonae CCUG 47445:
GGGTGGACGTAACGGCGCGCGGGTCGAGTTCGCGGACGGCAGCGTGGCCGAGGGAGATCTGGTGATTGGCGCCGATGGCAGGCATTCGCTCGTTCGCGATGTCGTCGGCGCAGACCAGGCGGAGCCGACCGGATGGTGCAGCTGGCAGGGGTTGACGACCCTCCCGAACGGCACCGATGAGCAGGTCGCCTTCGTCGTCATCGGCGAGCATGCAAGCCTCGGTCTGTGGCCTGCCGGAGGTTCCGATGTGCAGTGGTGGTTCGACCTGCCCTGGTCGTCCGGCTTTGTCAGACCCGAACGCCCGATCGACATGATCCGGTCCACGTTCGCCGGGTGGTCCGGGCCCGTCGATCGCGTACTCGCCACGCTCACCAATGATGATCTGGCCCATTCGCCCTATCCGCATTTCCGCCATCCGATTCCCCGGCCGGGCCATGGAGTGCTGACGCTGCTCGGCGATGCGGCCCACACCATGCCGCCCACGCTTGCGCAGGGCGCCAACCAGGCACTGCTCGACACGATGGTGTTGTGTAGGGCGGTTTCGGAGTTCCAGCGCGGCAATAACACCGATCTGCCCGAGGCGCTGCGCTGGTATGAGAAGACCCGGCGCCGCCGCGCCGCCGCCGTGTCCCGGGTTGCCTCGCTTCAGGTTTCGCACGGTGAGGCCGTGCTGAGAACGGCGGCGATGGTCTCGGACCGTTTCATGACGTGGGCACTGGCGACGTTCCTGCAGTCGGTGAGTCATCGCCGGATGGCCGCTGACATCAGCCGGGACCATGCCGCCGACACCGCCTGCCGTCCGTGATGTCCGACGCCGTCCGTGTGCGAGGCGCGATCGACGCGCCCTCGCGCTGGCTCTTTCTCGTCAAATGGTGCGTGTTGGCCGTGCCGCACTACCCCATCTTGATCTTCCTGTATCTGATGTATCCGGTGCTGACCGTCGTCGCCGGTATCGCGATCTTGTTCACCGGCCGATATCCGCGAATCATCTTCGACGTCAACGTCGGAGTGCTGCGGTGGTCCTGGCGGGTGATGAACTACCGGTTTCCGATGAACAGCACCGATAGGTATCCGCCTTTCACGCTCGCCGCGCGGCCCGACTATCCCGGCGAACTCGATGTCGACTATCCAGAGCACCTCACCCATTGGGCAGTGCTGGTGAAGGTATTGCTGGCACTGCCGCAGATCATCATCTGCTGGGCCATGGAGCCACTGCTGCAGGTGCTGGCCGTCATTTCCGCGGTGCGGTTGTTGGTGAGAGGCACGGTGTCGCAAGGCATGTTCGACCTCCTCATGGGAATCGTGCGGTGGCGTTACCGGGTGGCCGCGTACGTGTCGTTGATGTGCGACGAATACCCGCCATTCCGGATGGACTTGGGCGGTGGTGGCACGTGAAGCAACGTAATCCGTTGTTCCCGTATATATATGGGCTCGGTATGCCGATATTCGACCGGCTGTTCTATCGCCGATACCGGCGGGCGGCGATGAGTCTTGCGACCGGCCGGTTGCTCGTCGTGGGCCTCGGCCCGGGAACCGACCTCATGTTTCTGCCGCCCGCGGTGACATCGGTCGCGGCGGTCGAACCGGAGGCGGCTATGCGTCGGATGGCTGGCGCCCTGGCACGCCGCTGTGGCGTGGAGGTCGACATCGTGGAGGGGGTCGGGGAGGCGATACCCTTCCCGGACAACAGTTTCGACTCGGTACATGTCGGGCTGGTGTTGTGCTCGGTCGACGATGTGGCGGCAACCCTCGGCGAGATCCGGCGGGTGCTCGCCCCGGGAGGCCGGTTGGTGGTTCTTGAGCATGTCCGTGGGGACGGCGTGATGGGGCGGTTCCAGGATCTGATCGCCAAGCCATGGTCGTGGCTTGCCTCCGGGTGCGAGCCCAACCGCCGGACCGTCGAAGCGATTGCCGCGGCCGGATTCGATACCAGCGGCCTGCGCAGTGTTCGAAGAACCCTGGTGCCGCCGCCGTGCACGCCTCACCTGCAAGGCGTCGCCACCGTAGTCGAATAGCGCTATTCGACATCGTTATTCGACGCTGATGGCCTCGATGATGTTGAGCCGAGCGGCGCGGCGTGCGGGTGGGACCGAGCCCAGCAGGCTGATCGCCAGCGCGCCCACGGTGAAGGCCACCGCCATCGGGCTCGGCCGGAAGGTGACGTCGAAGTTCATGACGCTGCCGCTGACGAGGCTGAACAGCCACTGATCAATGACACCAATCAGCAGCCCCGCGACACCGCCCACGGCCCCAATGGCCGCGGCCTCGGCAAGAACCATGCCCAACGTGTATCGGCGGCTCGATCCCATCGCCCGCAGCACACCGATCTCCCGGCGACGTTCGAGCACCGAGAGCGTCAGTGTGTTGAGCAGTGCGACCGCGGCGACGAACACCACGATGATCCACACGGCGTTAGCGATCAGCATGCTTTGGTGTAGCGGGGCTTCCAGACCGGCCAACGCGGCGCGGCCGTCGTACACATAGTTCGGTGCGGGCACCGCACCGCGTACGGCGGCCAGTAGCCGTCCCGGATCTGTGCTCTCGACGGCGGTGACTTGCAGTGTCGTCGTGCCCGGGCGGTCAAACCATGCCCGCATGCGTTCCAGGCTCATTCCGACGGTGCCGATGACCGTCGAGAAATAGGGAACCAGTGCCAGCACGGGCGTGCGCTGTGGACCGTGGGGCGTTTGCAGCTCCAGCTCGTCGCCCACCCGGACGTCGAGAGTCTTGCCCAGGTTCTGTGAGAGCACCACGCCCCGGCCGGCGAGTACGTCCTGACGTACCCGATCGTCGAGCGCACGGAAAAGCGGATCGCGTGTGCCAGGGGAGAACCCGTCGAGCATCACGCGGGTGCCGCCGATGACGGCAAATCCGGAGGCACCTTCGACGACGTTCGCGACACCCGGCACCGCCGCCACCTTCTCGGTAAGACCCTGTGGCAGAACGTCAGTGGGGTAGCGGTCGGGTGAGTTCGCGCTCACCCAGACATCGACATCGGCGACCGGCGCGAAGATGGCGCGTGCGGATCGGATCATGTCGTTGTTCGTCCCGGTGATCACCACGGTGGTGACTACGGCGATCAGCACGGTCATGACCGTGGCCCACACCCGCCGCGGTGCGCGCTGGACCGTCGGCGCCGCCAGCGCCCCGGGTGAACCGAACACTCGGGCCACGGTGGCTGTCGCACCGACGATGAGTCCGGCCAGCGCGAAACCCAGCGCGATCTCGGCGACGAACAGTGCTGCGATCGCGACGAAGGCGAGCGACCCCGGTTGGTAGAGCACGGTCAGCATCGATGCTGCCAACACCGCCGCCGCCACGACTCCGCTGGCGACACGCAGCCAACGCGGCACGTTGTCGGCCACGGAAACCCCGACGGGTGCCAGCGCCTCGATCGGTGACACCTTGTACACCTGCCGGGCGGCCATCGCAGACGCGGCCACACTGGTCAGTACCGTCGCGGCGACGGCAGCCGGGATCGCGTAGTCGGGCAACCAGTACTCGATGCGGGCTTCGAGCCCTTGGGTTACCGTCGGCGGCAAACGGCCAATCGCCTTTCGGCCCAGCAGAATTCCGAGAGCCGAGCCGATGGCGCCGCCGATCAGCCCGAGGATCGCGGCCTCGGCGAGCATGTCGCGAATGATCGTGACGCGGCGCCCGCCGATGGCGCGCAGCATCGAGATGACCGGGCGGCGTTGGGCGATCGCCATGGTCATCGTCGTGTAGATCAGGAACGCGCCGACCACCAACGCGACCGCCGCGCCCATCAGGGCCATGTAGTTCATGAGCTTGACGCCGTCGCCAGCCCGCACCGCCCGCAGGCTCGGATCAGCGACGATCGCCCGGCCGTTCACGGCGGCGGTGACCCCGTCCCGAACGGTGGCTAGATTCGCGCCCGGTGTTGTGGTGACCAGAATCGAATCGAGCTGACCTTGCCGCCCGGTGACCTCCTGCGCCAACGGCAGTGGGGCGAGCACATAGTGCCCGCCGTTGAGATCCGCGAGTTGCTTGCCCTGGAGCACCTCGGCCACGGTGACCGAACCCGAGCCGAGCCGGAACGTATCGCCCCTCGTATGGCCGACGGACGGCCCGATCTGGACACCGGCGGCCGTCCGCGACGGTGCGTCAACCTTCACGCCGACAGCATCTTTCAAGGCACCTTCCAGCGCGGCGCTGCGGTCATCGGCGCCGAACAGCAGAACCGGTTCGGTATCGGTGGGCGCGGACATCCGGATCATCGGTGCCGCAGCCGCGACTCC
This window encodes:
- a CDS encoding FAD-dependent oxidoreductase yields the protein MPAAHAPSLRVLVVGAGVGGISIARGLLRDGHDVTVYEQRPDVHAGGGAVTIWSNGATVLRQLGVDMDRAGQQLSTVRVMTSTGHSLATLDVASIADRLGEPIRMVPRYVLLERLLKGFPAERIRCNARAVSVMGGRNGARVEFADGSVAEGDLVIGADGRHSLVRDVVGADQAEPTGWCSWQGLTTLPNGTDEQVAFVVIGEHASLGLWPAGGSDVQWWFDLPWSSGFVRPERPIDMIRSTFAGWSGPVDRVLATLTNDDLAHSPYPHFRHPIPRPGHGVLTLLGDAAHTMPPTLAQGANQALLDTMVLCRAVSEFQRGNNTDLPEALRWYEKTRRRRAAAVSRVASLQVSHGEAVLRTAAMVSDRFMTWALATFLQSVSHRRMAADISRDHAADTACRP
- a CDS encoding DUF4389 domain-containing protein produces the protein MRGAIDAPSRWLFLVKWCVLAVPHYPILIFLYLMYPVLTVVAGIAILFTGRYPRIIFDVNVGVLRWSWRVMNYRFPMNSTDRYPPFTLAARPDYPGELDVDYPEHLTHWAVLVKVLLALPQIIICWAMEPLLQVLAVISAVRLLVRGTVSQGMFDLLMGIVRWRYRVAAYVSLMCDEYPPFRMDLGGGGT
- a CDS encoding class I SAM-dependent methyltransferase translates to MKQRNPLFPYIYGLGMPIFDRLFYRRYRRAAMSLATGRLLVVGLGPGTDLMFLPPAVTSVAAVEPEAAMRRMAGALARRCGVEVDIVEGVGEAIPFPDNSFDSVHVGLVLCSVDDVAATLGEIRRVLAPGGRLVVLEHVRGDGVMGRFQDLIAKPWSWLASGCEPNRRTVEAIAAAGFDTSGLRSVRRTLVPPPCTPHLQGVATVVE
- a CDS encoding FtsX-like permease family protein, producing the protein MAVSAMYLVAIFGIFGSITGSVNRLADGVAGVAALEVSGITDAGFPEAVLADVAKVPGVAAAAPMIRMSAPTDTEPVLLFGADDRSAALEGALKDAVGVKVDAPSRTAAGVQIGPSVGHTRGDTFRLGSGSVTVAEVLQGKQLADLNGGHYVLAPLPLAQEVTGRQGQLDSILVTTTPGANLATVRDGVTAAVNGRAIVADPSLRAVRAGDGVKLMNYMALMGAAVALVVGAFLIYTTMTMAIAQRRPVISMLRAIGGRRVTIIRDMLAEAAILGLIGGAIGSALGILLGRKAIGRLPPTVTQGLEARIEYWLPDYAIPAAVAATVLTSVAASAMAARQVYKVSPIEALAPVGVSVADNVPRWLRVASGVVAAAVLAASMLTVLYQPGSLAFVAIAALFVAEIALGFALAGLIVGATATVARVFGSPGALAAPTVQRAPRRVWATVMTVLIAVVTTVVITGTNNDMIRSARAIFAPVADVDVWVSANSPDRYPTDVLPQGLTEKVAAVPGVANVVEGASGFAVIGGTRVMLDGFSPGTRDPLFRALDDRVRQDVLAGRGVVLSQNLGKTLDVRVGDELELQTPHGPQRTPVLALVPYFSTVIGTVGMSLERMRAWFDRPGTTTLQVTAVESTDPGRLLAAVRGAVPAPNYVYDGRAALAGLEAPLHQSMLIANAVWIIVVFVAAVALLNTLTLSVLERRREIGVLRAMGSSRRYTLGMVLAEAAAIGAVGGVAGLLIGVIDQWLFSLVSGSVMNFDVTFRPSPMAVAFTVGALAISLLGSVPPARRAARLNIIEAISVE